The sequence below is a genomic window from Spiroplasma gladiatoris.
GGTATTTTATAGTTGAACCCTTATTTACGGTTCTTTCAAATCTTCTAGATAAATAAAAATCTATATTTTTAGTTTCTTCAAAAAATCTAAAAGAATTAGTGATATTCTCTATTTGAAGGGAAAACTGTGAATTATATTTATCTATATATTCATCTAAAAACAAATTAGCTTGGTTTATAGTTGATATATTATTTTCTTTAAGTTCCTTTGGTAGGCGATCTTGAAGTGTATTTCACAACCTTTCAATACGGCCTTTAGTTTGTGGAACGCTAGATGTTGTTAATTTTATTCCTAAGTTGTGACACAAAAATCCGTATTGTGTTAAGGAGTCAGAATGTAGATCTGACTCCTTTTCTTTTGGACTTCAAAATACCGTTCTTTTGTCTGTCAATATTTCTTTAGGAATCCCATAGTTAAGAAAAACTTTCTTTGTGATATTGTAATAACCCATAAGAGTTTCTTCAGTGTCAAAATATAAAGCCAATATTTTGCCAGTAGCATCATCAATAAAACCATGTAGATATCATTTTTCTTCTTTAATTCAGTAATGTACAGAAGCATCTGTTTGCAACCTTTCTCCAAACTCAGTTTTTCTATGTTGCATTGGATGACTATTTTCAATACTTAATAAAGTATTTAAATATTCTTTTTTTTCTATATTTTTTATATTTTGATTTTTTAAACTGTAAGCTATTTTTTGTTTAATTATTTTTTTAGTTACTTTATGTATTCTTGGAGAATACATGTTATTTTCCTTTAAAAACTAAGTAAATATGTATACGAAACTTTTATATTATAATTTTCTAGCAACTTTTCTTGAAAGTGTTTGTAATTGTAGTCACAAAATTCATCTTTATATAATTTAATTATTTTTTGACTAATATCACTGCTTATTCTTCTGCAAGACAATCTGCCAGTGTTCTTATGAATAAAAGCTATGTAACCATTTTTTTTATATTTATTAATTAATATATTTACATTTCTAATTGTTTGACATAACTTTATAGAAGCTGACTCTTTTGTTATTTTTTGATCTATAACGTCTTTGATAATTTCCATTCTCTTTTTTTCATTCATATTTAAATATCTCCTCATTTTAAACCTCCCAATAAAATAATTATAGTTTGGGAAATTTTAATTTGTTATATATAAGGAAAATATCATATGTTATTGACAGATTATTTATAAAAAAAACGTAATTTCTATTGAAATCTACGTTCTTTTAATATAAAATTTGTAAGCGTATGTTTTACTTTAATGGAGGCCACTAAATGAGTTACAAAAACAAACAAGTAAATGCATTAGTTACTCGTCGTGATTATACAAAAGTTTCAGGAAATTTGCCACTACCAAATTTAATTGAATTACAAACTGAAACATTTGATTGATTTATAAAAGAAGGAATTAAAGAAGTTTTTGATGAGGTATTTCCAATCCTTTCAGGAGATGGAGATATCGTTTTAAACTTGATAGATTGAGAATTTAGAGAACCTAGATTATCAGTTCGTCAAGCTAAAGAAGAATCAAAAATCTTTGAAGCTCCAATCTATGCGAATTTAAACTTAACTATCAGACAAGAAGCAACTGAAATCTTTAAAGAAGATATCATTGCAGGAGATATGAAAACATTCTTAAAAGGTTGATTACAAGAAAAAATAGAATCAACAAATGTTGAGTTTAAAAATTCAAAAGACAAGTTATTCTTTTATGAATATAAATCAAAATCAGGAGATAAAGACTCAATTCAAATTGAAATTATCTCAGAATCAGACGAAATGTACATTGCAAATATAGATATTTACAAAACAGGGGAAGTATTCTTTGGTGAGTTTCCTCTTATGACAGATAGAGGAACTTTTATAATCAACGGTAGTGAAAAAGTTGTTGTTTCTCAATTAGTAAGATCACCAGGAAGTTATTTTAAAAAAGAAATGAACCGTAAAAACGGGGAAATGATTTATTATGCAGACATAATTCCTTCAAGAGGAACATGATTAGAATTTGAACTAGATGCTAAAAAGTTGTTAGACAATAAAGTATCTAATATTTTCTATGTAAAAATTGATAAATCAAGAAAAACAACTTCTACAAGTTTATTAACAGCATTCAAAATGGAAAGTCAAGAAGTTATTGACTTATTTGATAATGATCCAATTATTAGTTCAAGCTATGAACAAGATGGACTAACTGGAGATTTAAAAATTGACTTTGAAAATCAAGTACAAGAAATTTATAAAAAAATTAGACAAGGTGAAACTGCTACAACTGAAGGAGCAAGTAAACACTTATATGGATTATTATTTGATAAAAAAAGATATGATCTTACAAAAGCTGGTAGATTTAAGTTAAAACAAAAACTAGCTGTTAAAAATCGTTTAATTGGTAGAGTTTTAGCAGAAGACATAATTGATGTTAATGGTAAAGTTGCCTTTAAAAAGGATACTGAAATAACAAAATCAATGTATTCTCATTTAGAAGAAGTTTTAGATGCAGGAGCTATGGTAAGAACTATTAACTTTAGTGAAGCAATTATTTCAGGTAATGAAATTCAAAAAGTAAAAGTTTATAAAAACAATGACACTAGAGATGAAACAACTACAATTATTGGAGTAACAAACACTAGTGATGATGAATTTATTAATGTACCAGATATTATTGCAACAATTTCATATGCAATTAACCTAATGGGTGACATTGGTGAAGTTGATGATATTGATCACTTAGGTAACAGAAGAGTTAGAACTGTTGGAGAACTATTACAAAACCAATTTAGAATCGGTATGGTTCGTATCGAAAAAAATGTTAGAGAAAAACTAGCAACTTCAAATCCTTTCAAAATGAAACCATCAAGTATTATAAACAATAAACCACTAACAGCTATAATTGGGGAGTTTTTCAACTTATCTCAATTGTCTCAATTTATGGATCAAACTAATCCTTTGGCGGAGTTAACTAACAAACGTCGTTTAACAGCTTTGGGACCTGGAGGACTAAGTAGAGATAGAGCAGCTCTTGAAGTAAGAGACGTTCATACCTCTCACTATGGTAGAATTTGTCCAATTGAAACACCAGAAGGACCAAACATTGGTTTAATTAACAACCTTTCAACTTATGCAAAAATTAATAAATATGGATTCATTGAAACACCATATCGTAAAGTTGTAAAAGGAAAAGTTTTAAATGATGAACACGTTTATTTAACTGCAGATAAAGAAAAAGACTTTATTGTTGCTCAAGCAAATATTCAAACTTCAAAAGATGGAAAAATTTTAGATGAAAGTGTTATTGCTCGTTATAGAGGAGATGACATAATGGCAGACCCAATGGATGTTGATTTTGTTGACGTTTCTCCAAAACAAATTGTTTCAATAGCAACGTCATGTATTCCTTTCTTAGAAAACGATGATGCCAACCGTGCATTAATGGGAGCGAACATGCAACGTCAAGCTGTGCCTTTAATCAATCCAGAGTCTCCAATCGTTGGAACTGGTGTTGAATTTGAAGCGGCACGTGACTCAGGAGATGCTGTTGTTGCTTCTGAAGATGGAATTGTAAGATATGTTGACTCAAAAACAATTACTATTGAAGGAAAAAATGGACCTAGAAGTTATACTTTAAATGATTTTTATAGATCAAATAACGGTACAGCAATTACTCACTTACCAATTGTTAAAGTGGGAGATAAAATAAAAGCAAACGATATTCTAGCTGATGGACCTTCTATGGAAAAAGGAGAATTAGCATTAGGGCAAAATGTTGTTGTTGCCTTTACAACTTGAAATGGTTATAACTTTGAAGATGCTGTTATAGTTTCTGAACGTATTGTTATTGAAGATCGCTTTACTTCTATTCATATTGATGAATATACTTTAGAAAGAAGACAAACTAAACAAGGACCAGAAGAAATCACAAGAGACATTCCAAATATAAGCGAATCTAATAAAAAACATTTAGATAGTGATGGAATTGTTGCAATTGGTACAGAAGTTAAAGTTGGAGATATCCTTGTAGGAAAAGTTACACCAAAATCTCAAACTCAACTATCTCCAGAAGACAAATTATTACATGCAATCTTTGGAGAAAAATCAAGAAATGTTAAAGATAATTCTTTAAGAGTTCCCAATGGGGGAGAAGGAATTATTAAATCAATAAAAAGATTTAGTAAAGCTGATGGTCATGACTTACCAGCAGATATTTTAGAAATTATTAAAATTTATGTTGTTCAAAAACGTAAAATCCAAGAAGGAGATAAAATGGCTGGACGACATGGTAACAAAGGGGTTATTTCAAAAATATTGCCAATCGAAGATATGCCACATATGGAAGATGGAACACCTGTTGATATTATGTTAAACCCTCAAGGAATTCCTTCACGTATGAACATCGGTCAGGTTTTAGAAATTCACTTAGGAATGGCTGCTAAAAAACTTAATTTAAAAGTTTCTACTCCAGTTTTTGAGGGTGTTAAAGAAGACGACTTAAAAGCAATTATGGATGAAGCTGGAATGACAAATTATGGAAAAGTAACATTAATCGATGGAAGAACAGGAGAAGCATATGATAAACCAATTTCTGTTGGAGTTATGTACATGCTAAAACTTTCTCACATGGTTGATGATAAATTACATACAAGAAATATCGGACCTTATTCATTGATTACTCAACAACCGCTTGGAGGAAAGGCTCAAAACGGGGGACAAAGATTTGGAGAAATGGAAGTTTGAGCGCTTGAAGCGTATGGTGCAGCTTACACATTAAGAGAAATCTTAACAATTAAATCTGATGATATTAAAGGACGTATTAAAACTTATGAATCAATTGTTAGATCAAAACCAATTCCAAAACCAGGGATTCCTGAATCATTTAATGTTCTTACAAAAGAAATAATGGGACTAGGATTTGATATGCATATGATTGATGAAGAAGGTAACAAAGTTGCAATCAATGCTTATGAAGAAGATGAAATAGACTTTGCAAACATTGATATTGAAACATCATTTGACTCAAGCGATGTTGAAGATTATAAAGAAACCGGAGAAGATGATGATATTGTCTTTGAAGAAAACGACGACATTGATAATGTTGATTATGATGAAGAATAAGGGGGATTTTTAATATGGCAGGAAGCAAGAGAATGATAAAAATTGAACTAACATCTCCTGAAACTATTAAAAAATGATCTCGTGGTGAAGTTACAAAACCTGAAACAATTAACTACAAGACATTAAAAACTGAAAAAGAAGGTTTATTTGATGAAAGAATCTTTGGACCAACTAAAAACTATGAATGTAGTTGTGGAAAATATAAAAAAGTAAAAAACAAAGGTAAAGTGTGTGAGCGTTGTTTAGTAGAAATAACAGAAACTATTGTTCGTCGTGAAAGAATGGGACATATAGAACTTGAAGAGCCAGTTACTCATATTTGAATGTTAAAAGTTGCACCTTCAAGAATAGCTTCAATTCTAGATTTAAAAACTAAAGAAGTTGAAGAAGTAGTTTATTTTGTTAGCCACATTGTTTTAGATCCAGGAACATCAAGACACTTAAAAAGAGGTCAAGTTCTAGATTTGGGAAATGCAAAAGCAAGTTTAAAAACAAGACAACAATTATTAAAAACATTAGAAGATATCAGAGAAGAATTGACTCCTGATACTTTCCCTTGAAAAAGAGCTGAAGGTTTATTAGAACAATTAAAATCAACTAATATACCTTTTTCAATGGATGAAGCAGCGACATTTATTTCAAGACACATTGGTGCTAAATTTGGAATTGGTGCTAGTGCTATTGAAGAGTTATTAAAAGGTATCGATTTAGATAAAGAAATTACAAAAATTAGAGAAGATTTAAAAGAACGTAAAGGTTCATCTGAACAAAATAAATTAATGAAACGTTTAGAAATTTTAGACTCTTTAAAAAAATCTAATTCACGTCCTGAATGAATGGTGCTACATGTTATTCCTGTAATACCTCCAGACATTCGTCCGATTATTCAATTGGATGGAGGAAGATTTACAACTTCTGAAATCAATGATTTATATAGAAGAATTATCATTAGAAATGAACGTTTGAAAAAAGTTAAATCAATGGGTGCACCAAGCATTATTGTTAACAACGAAAAACGTATGTTACAAGAAGCAGTTGATGCATTACTTGATAATGAACGTAAACCAAGACCAGTTACTGGAAAAGATAAACGTGCATTAAAATCTTTAACTTCAATTTTAAAAGGAAAACAAGGAAGATTTCGTCAAAACTTATTAGGAAAACGTGTTGACTATTCAGGACGTTCAGTTATTGCGATTGGACCTGACTTAAAAATGTATCAAGCAGGTATTCCAAGAGATATGGCAATCACATTATTTAAACCTTTTGTTATTAGAAGATTGCAAGAAAATAACTTTGCAGAAAATGTAAAAGTAGCCGAAAAAATGATTTTATCTAATGACTCAAAAGTATGAGATGTATTAGAAGAAGTTATTAAAGATAGACCGGTTCTTCTAAACCGTGCTCCAACACTTCACCGTTTAGGAATTCAAGCATTTGAACCTAAACTTGTAAAAGGAAAAGCAATTCGTTTACATCCGCTTGTTACAACTGCATTTAATGCTGACTTTGATGGGGACCAAATGGCTGTCCACTTACCAATTAGTGATGAAGCAGTTGCAGAAGCAAGAGCTTTAATGTTGGGAAGCAAAGCAATATTAGGTCCAAAAGATGGTAAACCAATTGTTACTCCAACTCAAGATATGATTTTAGGTAACTATTATATTTCTACTGAGGAAAAATCAAGTGAAGGAAACGAAATAAAGGGACAAGGAACAATTTTTTCTAGTCTAGAAGAAGTTAAAATTGCATATGAAACAAATAATGTTTCATTAGCAGCAATTGTTGCTATTCCAGTAAGTGCTTTAAAAAATAAAATCTTTGATCAAGAAGATGAAAGCAAATACTTAATTACAAATGTTGGTAAAATCTTTTTCAACCAAATGTTTAATGAAAAATTTGCTTGAATTGTAAATAATAATATTTGAGAAGCAGAAAAAGAAATTAAAAAATTCTTAGTTCCAGAAAACACAAATATAAGAGAATACATTGAAAACGAATATGAAATTCAACAACCAATTAAGAAAAAAGAACTTTCATTAATTATTGAAAAATACTTTAAAATGTATGGAGCACAAAAAACTGCTCAAATGCTAGATAATATGAAAGATTTAGGATTTAAATTCTCATCTAAATCAGGAACTACAATTAGTGCAGCTGATGTTGTTGCTTTTGAAGAGAAACATGAAGAATTTAAAATTGCTGATGAAAAAGTTCATCAAATTACAGAATTCTATAATTTAGGAATGCTTACAAAAGCAGAAAAAAAACGTAGAGTTATTCAAATTTGATCAAGTGTAAAAGATAACATTCAATCAATGTTAGAAACTGTTCTTAAAAGAGATCCAAAAAATCCAGTATTTGTTATGGCAGATTCAGGAGCTCGTGGTAATGTTTCTAACTTTACTCAACTTGTTGGTATGAGGGGACTTATGAATGACCCTAAAGGTGATATTAAAGAAATTCCTATTAAATCTTCATTTAGAGAAGGTTTAACAGTGTCTGAATACTTTATTTCTACTCACGGAGCTAGAAAAGGTATGGCTGACGTTGCTTTAAAAACTGCTGACTCAGGTTATTTAACAAGAAGACTTGTAGATATTTCTCAAGAAATTATTGTTACTCAAGATGATTGTGGTGGAACAAAAGGATTTAACGTTTATTCAATTATTGATACAAAACATAACAACATTATTGTTCCTTTAAAAGATAGACTTCTTGGAAGATACTCTTTTGAAGATGTATATGATAGTAATAACAACATAATTGTTACTGCAAACACATTATTTAGTGCTGAATTAGCAGATAAAGTAATCGAAGCAGGAGTAACTGATGTTCAAATTAGAACTGTTTTAAATTGTGAAGCTGCTCGTGGAGTGTGTAGAAAGTGTTATGGAATTAACTTAGCCACTGGAAACGAAGTCGCATTGGGAGAACCAGTTGGAGTTGTTGCAGCTCAATCAATTGGAGAACCAGGAACACAACTTACAATGCGTACTTTCCATACCGGAGGGGTTGCAGGGGGTGCTGATATTACTCAAGGACTTCCACGTATTAAAGAATTACTTGACGTTACAACACCAAAAGGTTCAATTGCTCTAATTTCTCAAATCGATGGAGTTGTAAAAGAAGTAGTTGAAGAAGATCAAATAATTACAATTGTTGTAGAATCTGACAATGAAGAAAGAAAATACAAATCACAATATGGAGCTATTTCAAGGGTTCAAGTTGGAGATAAAGTTAAACGTGGTAAAAAACTTACTGAAGGAGCAATTAATATTAAAGAGCTTCTTGAAGTTGCAAAAATTGAAGATGTACAAAACTACATTTTAAAAGAAGTGCAAAAAGTTTATCGTTTACAAGGTATTGAAATTTCAGATAAATATATTGAAATAATTGTAAAACAGATGTTAAATAAAGTAAAAATTATTGATTCAGGAGACTCAGGATTATTACCTGGAGAAATTATTTCTGAAAAGGCATTTAAAGATGAGGTATTAAATTCTATTAAAGAAGGCAGAAAACCTCCTCTTGCTAAGTTTGTAATCTTTGGAATTAAAAAAGCGCCATTAGAATCAGACTCATGATTATCAAGTGCTTCATTCCAAGATACAGCAAGAGTTCTTGTAAAAGCTGTTATAAAAGGAAAAATTGATAAGTTAGAAGGATTAAAAGAAAACATTATGTTGGGTAATTTAATTCCTGCTGGAACTGGTCTAACAGGATCAGAAGATATTATCAAAAAAGGTAAAGAAACTTTAGAATCAGAATATTAAAAATAGTGTGGTATTGATCCACACTATTTTTTTTGAAAATAAAAAAATTTTTATATCAATATTTATTAAAATTTTATTTGTAAGAATTTGATATTTTAATTTTCTTATCAAAAGTTTTAAAAACGAAACTTGAATGAGGTTATTATGAATAAAAAATTAACAATATTAGCATTATCAATTTCATTATATGTGTTTTGATAGTTTGTATTTTTAGCGCAATCTTTATTGGTATTTTACTAAATATACCAGTTAGTTTTGAAACCGAACAAGGCTTATATGATTTTCTTAATCTTATAAATTGTGCAATTAGTATCATTATTATGCTTTTTGCTATTGTTTATGGATCAATTTATTTTAAAAAATCAAAAAAGAAATTTTTATCAACTTTTGTAAACTTAACTTGAATTTGAGCTATTTATGGAAACTTAGTAAGTTATCTATTTTTACAAGCTTTTAGTTTCAATTACTTAATAATGTTTATAATTTTAATTTACGTTGCTATTATTTTTATTATTACAAATAGAGTTACTATTAGTACTTATAAAAAAATTTATCATTGAGTAATTATTGGACTAATTTTAGTAGGACTATTAACAATATTAACATCAATAATGAAAAATATTGGCGATACTAGTATTAACAGTTTTTCATTAATAATGAATTTAATCTTACCAATATTTATTGGTATGTTAATAATTGGTTTTAAAATTTGCTATTTAGTTAAAAGAAAAGATTGACAATTAATTACAGCTTGAGTTACAGCTCTTTTAATTGCAACAATTAGTTTAATAACTTTTGTTATGGTTTCTTTATTAAGTTTTGCAATGATTTTCTTAATAGTTGATATTTCTAAAAAAATAAAAACTACATCTACGGTTAAAAAAAGTTACAGCTTATCTAGCTTGCAAAAAGATACTCAAAATGTTTCAAATTAATTGAAACATTTTTTTGGTTAAAAATTATTTTACTTTTGTAGTTTTTTAATCTTAGTTTAAATGGTATATTCTTATCGAGAGGGATAAAAAATGAAAATATATATAGGAAATGATCATACAGCAGTTGATATGAAAAATATAATTGTTAATCATTTGTTAGAACAAGGATATGAAGTTGTAAATCTAGGAACAAATAATATTGACTCAATTGACTATCCAGATTATGGAACAGCTGTTGCAAAACACGTTGTGAAAGAAAAAGATGCAAAAGGAATCGTGATTTGTGGAAGTGGAATAGGTATTTCTATTGCTGCAAATAAAATTCAAGGCGCAAGAGCTGCTTTATGTTATGAACTTGAGGCTGTACAACTTTCAAGACAACATAATGATGCAAATATTCTTGCTTTGGGAGCAAGATTTATTGCAAACCACAAAGCCCTAACTTTAGTAGATGAATTTCTAAAAACAGAGTTTGAGGGCGGAAGACATCAATTAAGAGTTAACAAATTAAATGAAATTTAAAGGAGAATTATATTTTTATGTCATTTACAGTTATTAAACACCCCCTAATTTTAGATAAATTAACAAGAATGAGAAGAAAAGAAACCTCATCAAAAGATTTTAGAGAAAACCTAAATGAAATTGGACAACTAATGGTATATGAAATTTTTAGAGATGTGCCACTAAGCGAAATAGAAATTGAAACACCAGTTCAAAAAACTCTGGGATATACAATTACCAAACCTGTTGTTTTGATTCCAATTATAAGAGCTGGTTTAGGAATGACAGAAGGAATTCAAACATTGGTTCCTACTTCAAGAATTGCTCACGTAGGATTATATCGTAACGAAGAAACATTAGAACCAGTTCAATATTATGCAAAACCAACTCAAGATATAGATAAAAGCTTTGTAATTGTTGTAGATCCAATGCTTGCAACTGGTGGAAGTGCTTCAAAAGCAATTTCAATTGCAAAAGAGTGAGGAGCAAAAAATATTAAATTTGTCTGTTTAGTTTCAGTTCAAGAAGGAGTAGATAGGTTATTAAAGGATCATCCTGATGTTGATATTTATACTGCATCATTAGATCCAATATTGAACGAAGACGGTTATATTGTTCCTGGCTTAGGAGATGCTGGAGACAGAATTTTTGGCACAAAATAAATTTTAATAATTTAAAAAAGCACAAATGTGCTTTTTTGTTTTTAAAATATAGCAACTCTGTTTAAATTAATAAAAATATGAAAAAAACTTTTTTCTTTATAATTTCTCGGATTTTTTATAAAATATTTCATTTTTAGGAGTATTATATTTTAGATGGAACCTTTATAAGTGAAAAATATGTTTAAAGATTTACTCAAGAAAAATAAAAAACGAATATTAATAGTGCTACTACCAGTGTATGTTGTAATTACAATTGCACTAGTAGTTTTGTCTATATATAGAGTAATTTCATATTCGTGAATTAATGGTTTTATTTTAACTTTAATTATCGGGCTAATTACATATTGTTTTTTAGTTTATTCAACAAAAAAACTATTAGAAACTCAAAATCCTTTTTTATTCTCATTTTTTTCAATATTAAGGATTGGCTTGTATATGGTTCCATTCATTATTAGCGTCTATTTAACAGAATATATAAGTTATTTTGGTGTAATTATTGGTTTTTTAATATCATTACTTTTTCCAATGATATTAAAAAATTAATCATAATAGATCTAAAAATGTAAATTAACAAAGGGGGTAGACCATGGGTCAATTTTTAGAAAGCTGAAAGGACATAACCCCACAATTACTATCTATTCTTCTAACTACAATAATTATTTGTACATTATGTATTGTATATAATGTAAAAATTAGAAATTTAAAAGATGGTGAAGAACTATGCGGATTTTTAGTATTAACTGAAACATTCGTTGGTATGATGGAAAATATGGTTGTAACAACAATGGGGAAAAAATTTAAACATTTAACTCCATATGCAATGTACATTTTTTTGTACATACTTGTTTCATCTATAATTGCCCTTTTAGGATTTGAACCGTTATCTAGTTCTTATACAGTTACTTTATCTATGGCAATAGTGTCATTTTTTGGAATTTATTATTATGGGTTAAAATATCAAAAATTATTATTTTTTATGAAATTTGCATATAACCCAATCGAGTTACTTACTCAATTTGTTCCAATCTTATCATTGTCATTTAGGCTGTTTGGAAATATTTTAGCAGGTGCAACTATTTTAGGGTTGCTTTACGGAGCATTAATTAATGCACAAGGAGCAATATTTGGTTTCAAAAGCGTTTCTAGCCAAATATGAAGTGAAGACTTCTTAGCTCAGTACAGATATTGATGATCTGGATTCAACTTCTTATCTGTAATTATGTTACCGTGATTACATTTATACTTTGATTTATTTGATGGAGTAATCCAATCAATCGTATTTACAATGCTAACTTTATCATATTGAGCAAATGCAAAAGATGGTGAACATGAACCAGCTTCTGAACCTGTTGAAAGAGATAATGTTAAAAAAATTAAAATGAAAAAAGTAAAAGTAGATTTAAAAACAAAACCAATAGTTAGCGCAGAAGTTGCGCAATAAAGGAGAAATATAAAAATGTTTACAGAAATGTTAGTTAACTTTGTTACAAATTTTGGAGGAGCATTTGCTTCAACTATACCAGCAATTTTATTTGCAGACGAAAATAAAGGATTATATGCAGTTGGTGCAGGAATTACTGGTATAGGTATGGTTGGTGCTTCAATTGGTCAAGGAATTGTTGGTCAAGGTGCTTGTCTTGCAATCGGACGTAATCCAGAAATGGCTGGAAAAATTACATCAACTTTAATTATTA
It includes:
- a CDS encoding DNA-directed RNA polymerase subunit beta; this translates as MSYKNKQVNALVTRRDYTKVSGNLPLPNLIELQTETFDWFIKEGIKEVFDEVFPILSGDGDIVLNLIDWEFREPRLSVRQAKEESKIFEAPIYANLNLTIRQEATEIFKEDIIAGDMKTFLKGWLQEKIESTNVEFKNSKDKLFFYEYKSKSGDKDSIQIEIISESDEMYIANIDIYKTGEVFFGEFPLMTDRGTFIINGSEKVVVSQLVRSPGSYFKKEMNRKNGEMIYYADIIPSRGTWLEFELDAKKLLDNKVSNIFYVKIDKSRKTTSTSLLTAFKMESQEVIDLFDNDPIISSSYEQDGLTGDLKIDFENQVQEIYKKIRQGETATTEGASKHLYGLLFDKKRYDLTKAGRFKLKQKLAVKNRLIGRVLAEDIIDVNGKVAFKKDTEITKSMYSHLEEVLDAGAMVRTINFSEAIISGNEIQKVKVYKNNDTRDETTTIIGVTNTSDDEFINVPDIIATISYAINLMGDIGEVDDIDHLGNRRVRTVGELLQNQFRIGMVRIEKNVREKLATSNPFKMKPSSIINNKPLTAIIGEFFNLSQLSQFMDQTNPLAELTNKRRLTALGPGGLSRDRAALEVRDVHTSHYGRICPIETPEGPNIGLINNLSTYAKINKYGFIETPYRKVVKGKVLNDEHVYLTADKEKDFIVAQANIQTSKDGKILDESVIARYRGDDIMADPMDVDFVDVSPKQIVSIATSCIPFLENDDANRALMGANMQRQAVPLINPESPIVGTGVEFEAARDSGDAVVASEDGIVRYVDSKTITIEGKNGPRSYTLNDFYRSNNGTAITHLPIVKVGDKIKANDILADGPSMEKGELALGQNVVVAFTTWNGYNFEDAVIVSERIVIEDRFTSIHIDEYTLERRQTKQGPEEITRDIPNISESNKKHLDSDGIVAIGTEVKVGDILVGKVTPKSQTQLSPEDKLLHAIFGEKSRNVKDNSLRVPNGGEGIIKSIKRFSKADGHDLPADILEIIKIYVVQKRKIQEGDKMAGRHGNKGVISKILPIEDMPHMEDGTPVDIMLNPQGIPSRMNIGQVLEIHLGMAAKKLNLKVSTPVFEGVKEDDLKAIMDEAGMTNYGKVTLIDGRTGEAYDKPISVGVMYMLKLSHMVDDKLHTRNIGPYSLITQQPLGGKAQNGGQRFGEMEVWALEAYGAAYTLREILTIKSDDIKGRIKTYESIVRSKPIPKPGIPESFNVLTKEIMGLGFDMHMIDEEGNKVAINAYEEDEIDFANIDIETSFDSSDVEDYKETGEDDDIVFEENDDIDNVDYDEE
- the rpoC gene encoding DNA-directed RNA polymerase subunit beta'; the encoded protein is MAGSKRMIKIELTSPETIKKWSRGEVTKPETINYKTLKTEKEGLFDERIFGPTKNYECSCGKYKKVKNKGKVCERCLVEITETIVRRERMGHIELEEPVTHIWMLKVAPSRIASILDLKTKEVEEVVYFVSHIVLDPGTSRHLKRGQVLDLGNAKASLKTRQQLLKTLEDIREELTPDTFPWKRAEGLLEQLKSTNIPFSMDEAATFISRHIGAKFGIGASAIEELLKGIDLDKEITKIREDLKERKGSSEQNKLMKRLEILDSLKKSNSRPEWMVLHVIPVIPPDIRPIIQLDGGRFTTSEINDLYRRIIIRNERLKKVKSMGAPSIIVNNEKRMLQEAVDALLDNERKPRPVTGKDKRALKSLTSILKGKQGRFRQNLLGKRVDYSGRSVIAIGPDLKMYQAGIPRDMAITLFKPFVIRRLQENNFAENVKVAEKMILSNDSKVWDVLEEVIKDRPVLLNRAPTLHRLGIQAFEPKLVKGKAIRLHPLVTTAFNADFDGDQMAVHLPISDEAVAEARALMLGSKAILGPKDGKPIVTPTQDMILGNYYISTEEKSSEGNEIKGQGTIFSSLEEVKIAYETNNVSLAAIVAIPVSALKNKIFDQEDESKYLITNVGKIFFNQMFNEKFAWIVNNNIWEAEKEIKKFLVPENTNIREYIENEYEIQQPIKKKELSLIIEKYFKMYGAQKTAQMLDNMKDLGFKFSSKSGTTISAADVVAFEEKHEEFKIADEKVHQITEFYNLGMLTKAEKKRRVIQIWSSVKDNIQSMLETVLKRDPKNPVFVMADSGARGNVSNFTQLVGMRGLMNDPKGDIKEIPIKSSFREGLTVSEYFISTHGARKGMADVALKTADSGYLTRRLVDISQEIIVTQDDCGGTKGFNVYSIIDTKHNNIIVPLKDRLLGRYSFEDVYDSNNNIIVTANTLFSAELADKVIEAGVTDVQIRTVLNCEAARGVCRKCYGINLATGNEVALGEPVGVVAAQSIGEPGTQLTMRTFHTGGVAGGADITQGLPRIKELLDVTTPKGSIALISQIDGVVKEVVEEDQIITIVVESDNEERKYKSQYGAISRVQVGDKVKRGKKLTEGAINIKELLEVAKIEDVQNYILKEVQKVYRLQGIEISDKYIEIIVKQMLNKVKIIDSGDSGLLPGEIISEKAFKDEVLNSIKEGRKPPLAKFVIFGIKKAPLESDSWLSSASFQDTARVLVKAVIKGKIDKLEGLKENIMLGNLIPAGTGLTGSEDIIKKGKETLESEY
- the rpiB gene encoding ribose 5-phosphate isomerase B, producing the protein MKIYIGNDHTAVDMKNIIVNHLLEQGYEVVNLGTNNIDSIDYPDYGTAVAKHVVKEKDAKGIVICGSGIGISIAANKIQGARAALCYELEAVQLSRQHNDANILALGARFIANHKALTLVDEFLKTEFEGGRHQLRVNKLNEI
- the upp gene encoding uracil phosphoribosyltransferase, with translation MSFTVIKHPLILDKLTRMRRKETSSKDFRENLNEIGQLMVYEIFRDVPLSEIEIETPVQKTLGYTITKPVVLIPIIRAGLGMTEGIQTLVPTSRIAHVGLYRNEETLEPVQYYAKPTQDIDKSFVIVVDPMLATGGSASKAISIAKEWGAKNIKFVCLVSVQEGVDRLLKDHPDVDIYTASLDPILNEDGYIVPGLGDAGDRIFGTK
- a CDS encoding MG406 family protein; its protein translation is MFKDLLKKNKKRILIVLLPVYVVITIALVVLSIYRVISYSWINGFILTLIIGLITYCFLVYSTKKLLETQNPFLFSFFSILRIGLYMVPFIISVYLTEYISYFGVIIGFLISLLFPMILKN